In one window of Gossypium arboreum isolate Shixiya-1 chromosome 4, ASM2569848v2, whole genome shotgun sequence DNA:
- the LOC128291412 gene encoding uncharacterized protein LOC128291412, with product MLPINYESWHHMPDSNKNQALSNIKERFALEVFDDYIKKALGKRWRDNKSTLKKQYFKKDISLEEKLRNVPPGMLRYQWEDAVRFWNLKKGEDRGELEQATSKNKNSRLARVEKFCFMNEAEEVKSGQKLDALTFEITIGRKMDLL from the exons atgttgcccatcaactatgaatcatggcatcacatgcctgatagcaacaaaaatcaggctctctctaatattaag gagagatttgctttagaagtcttcgatgattatatcaagaaggcattaggtaaaagatggagagacaataaaagcactttaaagaaacaatattttaaaaaagacataagcctcgaggaaaaattgagaaatgtcccgccgggaatgctgaggtatcaatgggaagatgcggttagattttggaatttaaagaaaggagag gaccgtggcgagttggaacaagcgacaagcaaaaataaaaattcacgcTTGGCGAgagtcgagaagttttgcttcatgaatgaggccgag gaagtcaaatccggacaaaagttggacgccttgacttttgagattacgataggaagaaagatggatctcctatga